The Fibrobacter sp. sequence GGGTACGCCCACGGCGTGGGCGTCGGGAATGGTCTCGACGCGCTTACGCTCATGTTACGCGCTTCCATAGAACTCGGGCGTATCGCTCCCGGCGACGAGATTCTGGTTCCGGCGAATACTTACATCGCGACGGTTCTGGCCGTGAACGCCGCGGGCCTCGTTCCCGTGCTGGTGGAACCTGACGAAAAGACTTTCAATATCGACCCCACGAAGCTCGAGACCGCCTGCTCACCGAAAACGCGCGGCATCCTTTCGGTGAACCTGTACGGGCGCCTTGCCGACATGAAGGCTATTTGCGCTTTTGCCGAGGCCCGCGGGCTTTTCGTTTTTGAAGACTGCGCCCAGTCGCACGGTGCTGCGTCACACCGAAGTGCCGCAGGCACAAGTGGCGTGCGCGGAATCGCCTGCGCTTACAGCTTCTACCCGACAAAGAACTTGGGCGCATTGGGTGACGCCGGCATGGTCGTCACCGACGATGCGGAACTTGCCCGCGTTGTGCGCATGCTCGGCAACTACGGCTCCGAACAGAAGTACGTGAACCGTTACCGCGGTGTGAATTCCCGCTTGGACGAAATTCAGGCCGCCTTTCTGCTCGCGAAGCTCCCGCATCTCGATGCCTGGAATGAGCGCCGCCGCGAAATTGCGGCTCGGTACTGCCGAGAAATAAGCAATCCTCTGCTGCGCTTGCCCGAAATCCCGTCGGACCCGAAGGAGCACGTGTGGCACGTGTTTACCCTGCGCACGCCCGACTGCAAGACCCGCGATGCGTTGCGAAAGTATCTCGAAGCCCGCGGCATCGGGACTCTCATCTTTTACCCGATTCCTCCGCATAAGCAAGAGGCCTATGCGGCCGGCGCATTAAACGGCGCGGAAGCCGCCCTTTTGCCCGCGAACCCGAAGTTCCCGATTGCGGAATCGATGGCCGAGACTGTCATCAGCATTCCAGTATCGCAGGTGCTTACCGACGACGAAGTTGCCGAAATCATTGGAGCGCTGAATGAATTTGTTTGCTAGAATCATCCGCAAATTTACGCGCAAGTCGAGCGTCCTCTTTTTCAGGAGCATCTCGACTGCGAAGCCCGAAGGCAAGTTCTGCGCCATCGCTCCCATGCTTTGTGAAGGCAAGGGCAGCATCGTGGTGGGCGAGGGAACCTCGTTCGGCTATATCGAAGATGCGGAATTCTGGACTTCATACGTGTTCCTGAACCCGCGTACAGCAGAATCCAAAATATCCATTGGCAAGAATTGCCAGATATGTAACCATTTTACGGCCATTTGCGAAGGCCCGGGCATAGAAATTGGCGACAACGTCCTCGTCGGAACGTCCGTGAATATCTACGATACCGATTTTCATGAAGTACATCCGGAGCGCCGTCTTACGGGTTCCCCGAAGATGGGGAAGGTCGTAATTGAAGATAACGTTTGGATTGGCGACCGCGTTACGATCCTCAAGGGTTCCAGAATCGGGAAAAATTCTGTCGTCGCCGCGGGTGCTGTCGTTACAGGCGAGTTCCCTGCGAATGTCGTTATCGGCGGGGTGCCCGCGCGTGTCATTCGTGAAATCGACGTTTTGGCACAGCCTGCTCGCGAAGTAAACGGTAAAAGATAGGCGGTGACGGTGGAACATTCCTCGAAAATTTGGAAGCTGTTTTTCGGCTCGGGTTCGGTGACGCTTTTCAATACGCTCCGCGCCTTCGTCATCAATAAGCTGCTCGCCGTATTCCTGCCGCCGGCAGCGTTTGCGTGCGTGGGCCAGTTCATGAACTGGATGAGCATCGGGCAGGCGACTTCTAGCCTTGCGATGCAGAACGGCTGGGTGAGCCTTACCGCGCAGAACAAGGACAATATCAAGCAACTGCACGGGGTATGGCGCGGCGGGTTCCGCCTCACGACTTTCGCGACGGTGTTCACCTGCGTTGCAGCGATTATTTTCTGCTTTGCCGCCCCGCTCGAAAAAATGTTGCCTGGCGTGCATCCGCGCTTGGCGCAGGCGGCCATCCTGTTTGCGATGCCGGGAATCTTGGCGACGAACATGGTCGCCATCTGCTCCGCCGTGATGAACGGCCTCGGGTTGGTGAAACGCTGGGCGCTTATCCAGATTGTAGCCTCGCTTTTCCAGATGATTTGGGTCGCGGTTTTCCTGTACTCGGGCCGCCTTTCGGTGCTGAGTATCATCGCCACGCAGTCTGTAGTTGCGGGCATTTTTGCTGCCCGCGTGGCGGCGCGCGCCGGGTTCAATATCAAGACCTTCAGGGAATCGGTCCTGGATATACGCGGGCCGTGGATGTCGTATGCCGTGATGGGGCTCGTGCCGATGATTGTCGCCCCGCTCGTGCTCATGTTCGTGCGTTCGCTCGTGGGTGCCGAACTCGGCTGGAATGCCGCCGGTATCTGGCAGGGCGTCTACAAGATTTCGGACTTTTTCGCCTCCATTTTCTCGGCGGTCCTCGGAGTGCTTATTCTGCCGCGCATCAGCCGCAACATGACGCGCGAGAGCTTCCGCAAGGAATTTTACCCGATTTTCTTGCGGATGATGGGCTTTACGCTCGTATTCTGCGTTGCTCTTTATTTTGGCCGTAGCCTTGTGGTGTCCATCCTCCTTTCGGGTTCATATGCCGCCGCGGCCGATTACATGCCAATCCAGCTGCTGGGCGACTTCTTCCGCTCGGGCGGTTGGTGCCTCGGAATGGTGCTAATCGCTCTCCGCGAGACGAAGGCCTTCCTCATCATCGAGGTGGGGGCGAACCTGCTTTTTGCCCTCGGGACGTTCGTGGGAATCAGGATGTTCGAGATGCAGGGCCCGATGATTGCCTATGCTTTGGAAAACTTCGTGACGCTCGTCGCGC is a genomic window containing:
- a CDS encoding acyltransferase, translating into MNLFARIIRKFTRKSSVLFFRSISTAKPEGKFCAIAPMLCEGKGSIVVGEGTSFGYIEDAEFWTSYVFLNPRTAESKISIGKNCQICNHFTAICEGPGIEIGDNVLVGTSVNIYDTDFHEVHPERRLTGSPKMGKVVIEDNVWIGDRVTILKGSRIGKNSVVAAGAVVTGEFPANVVIGGVPARVIREIDVLAQPAREVNGKR
- a CDS encoding O-antigen translocase, with translation MEHSSKIWKLFFGSGSVTLFNTLRAFVINKLLAVFLPPAAFACVGQFMNWMSIGQATSSLAMQNGWVSLTAQNKDNIKQLHGVWRGGFRLTTFATVFTCVAAIIFCFAAPLEKMLPGVHPRLAQAAILFAMPGILATNMVAICSAVMNGLGLVKRWALIQIVASLFQMIWVAVFLYSGRLSVLSIIATQSVVAGIFAARVAARAGFNIKTFRESVLDIRGPWMSYAVMGLVPMIVAPLVLMFVRSLVGAELGWNAAGIWQGVYKISDFFASIFSAVLGVLILPRISRNMTRESFRKEFYPIFLRMMGFTLVFCVALYFGRSLVVSILLSGSYAAAADYMPIQLLGDFFRSGGWCLGMVLIALRETKAFLIIEVGANLLFALGTFVGIRMFEMQGPMIAYALENFVTLVALAVTVRRLKWNTP
- a CDS encoding DegT/DnrJ/EryC1/StrS aminotransferase family protein, which produces MGKIAFLDLKQVNAPYMDTLKSAASAVVESGWYIRGSYVECFEREFAAYCGYAHGVGVGNGLDALTLMLRASIELGRIAPGDEILVPANTYIATVLAVNAAGLVPVLVEPDEKTFNIDPTKLETACSPKTRGILSVNLYGRLADMKAICAFAEARGLFVFEDCAQSHGAASHRSAAGTSGVRGIACAYSFYPTKNLGALGDAGMVVTDDAELARVVRMLGNYGSEQKYVNRYRGVNSRLDEIQAAFLLAKLPHLDAWNERRREIAARYCREISNPLLRLPEIPSDPKEHVWHVFTLRTPDCKTRDALRKYLEARGIGTLIFYPIPPHKQEAYAAGALNGAEAALLPANPKFPIAESMAETVISIPVSQVLTDDEVAEIIGALNEFVC